GCGCCGTCTCCCGGTCACGAATTTCGCCGACCAGGATGATGTCAGGGTCTTGTCGCAAGACGGAGCGCAGTGCGCGCGCAAAATCCAGATCGACTGCCGCATTGACCTGGAGCTGGGTGACACCTTCCATCTGGTATTCGACCGGATCCTCGATCGTGAAGATCTTGACGCCCTCCTTGTTCAGGTCTTTGACAAGCGAATAAAGGGTGGTCGTCTTGCCGCTGCCAGTCGGCCCGGTAACGATCAACACGCCGTTTGGAGAGCGGGCAATATCCGCGATCGTGTCGCGGGCGGGGGGATCGAAACCGAGCGTCGCCAGATCCAGCGAAGGCACCTGGGCGTGCAAAAGTCGCAGGACGATGGTTTCTCCGTGCACACTGGGAATGATCGACACACGGAAATCGACCTCGTTGCCCCTGAGCGCCAGCCTCATGCGACCATCTTGGGGCAACCGACGCTCGACGATATTCAAGCCCGCCAGAATCTTGATGCGTGTAGCGATCCCCGCAAGCGTCGACCGCGGCACAAACTCGCTGTTGGAAAGAAGGCCGTCACGGCGAAACCTAATCCGGATGCGATCCTGGGACGGTTCGATGTGGATATCCGTGGCACCGCTATCGAAACCGCTTTGCGCGATGGCAGAGACCAAATTGATGATCGGCGCTTCCAAGGCGATGTCACGCAACCGATCCGCATCTTCCTCGAACGCTTGATAGCCATTCGAGGAAGCAACGGCGGACGAGCTGCTTTCGAGCGATGCCAGGGAGTCTATCGCCGAGGCGATCTCCCGCCGCGAGAATACCCTTATCTGCAGCTTCGCATCGAAGAAATATTCCAGCAACGCCACGACCGTTTCATCCAACGGGTTGGCCAGTGCGACGACTTGGTCCTCACCGTCGCGGCCGATCGGCATCACGCCCTGCGTACGGCCGAAGCTGGTGTCGAAGCCTTCGAAGCTGCGCGACAAGACATCCGCTTCGGGCATTGGCACGCGCGGAACGACGAGGTACTCGCTGAGCCATCCGGCGAGGTCTTCGTCGCGCGAAATACCCAGTTCCGTGACGACGACGTCGAACGGCAGATAAGAGGTCGCGAGCGCAGCGCGAACACGCTGGGCGGCCTCGTCGGACCACCTCCCTTTGTCCTGCAGGAAAGTGATAAACGACGCCGTCGAAGCAATGCCCAAACCGGTCATGGGTCGTAGCTCCGTATCAACGGTTCGGCCACGCCGCCACAAGGCGCATTCCCCGACAGAGGCACCCCCAGATCGCCTTCATCCACGACGCTCAAGCTGCGTCGCAGCATCCGCGCGCCGTCACCTTCCTCACCCGCGCGCTCCATCATCGCCCTGAACATGAAGCCGCTTGGCCGCCCTTTCCTGACACGCGCGATGCTCACTTCCGACACCGACGAGTCGCCGTTTTCCGCCAGAAATTCCGAGCCTCTGCCCGCCTCGATGACCTGACGGAGTTGGCTGTCCACATGTCTCGAAGCAACCGTGTCCGTCTGGTTGAAGACCGTGAAGATCCGAGGAATTCGGCCCGTCGATATGGTCTCGGCACCGGAAATATCGGCAAGCTCGCTGACATCCTCGAAAGGCGCATGCTTGAGGTCGACGGCAGAGCCGTCGGCGACGCCTCCACCGCTCGGGCTGCGATACCGTTCCGCGACAGTTGTTGCCGCGATCGCACCGGCCTCGTTCAGACCGACGGCACGAAACCCGAACTGCAGGAGTTGCAGGCTCGCGCTGTTCAGATCCACGAGGCCCCTTTGATCCTGAACATCCAGGTAGAACACGTAGCGCTCGGTCTCGCATCTTTGCCAACGCACCAGCGGTTTCTCGTTGACATTCAATATGAAGATCGTACGCGCCAAGCCCTCCGCTAGGACTTCGAACTCCCGGCGTTCATGGGTGTAGGCCGCCGAGAGCGTCTGCACCCGGCCGGCGATCGCGAGCGGCGCGATCGCAGCCGAGATCAGCAGCACGAACAGAAGCACGGAAATAAGCCCGAAACCTGCCTCGCCATTGCGAAGTAATGCAATAATGCTCTTCATCGGCCAACCTATTCCGGATAAAGCGTGAGCTTCAGGCCCGGCTCACCTTCCGGAAGCGTTGACTGACCATCACTCGTAAGCAGAACTGCGTCGGCGCGAACTTCGAGAACACGCCAGCCGCCAATGCTGCCGCCCGCGGCCACCCAGTCGCTTGCCCCTGTATCTTCGTCAACGATCAGCGCCGTGCCACCATCTCCCCCCTTCTCGGTACCGAGCAGCCTGAGCCTTGACGTCATGGCGTCCGGCGCTGGAGGAACCGGTTCGACCGGTTCAGGCGCAGGCGGCGACTCAGGGTCTCCAATTTGCACAGGTCTCCTCGACGGAGAGAAGAGCGGGCGAAGCTGGAACTGTATCGCTGCTGCAATTTCTGTGTTGTCGCCAGAAGCCGCAGCTGTTTCGGCTCCTGCCTTGGGCGTCTCGAACACGAAGTCATATGACAGGGCGGATCGATCGACCTCAAACCGGTAGGCCCAAGAGTACAGAACTGCACCGAGGGCACAGGTGGTAATACAGCCAGCCAGGGCACCCCGCCTCATTTGTCTGCCCCCGCTGCTTGTGGTTTGCCGTCGGTCGCGCCAAGCATCAGGATCGTGGCGCTTAATTCGGGAGGTGTGTCGAGACCATACGCTTCCTGA
This DNA window, taken from Sinorhizobium fredii NGR234, encodes the following:
- a CDS encoding GspE/PulE family protein; translation: MTGLGIASTASFITFLQDKGRWSDEAAQRVRAALATSYLPFDVVVTELGISRDEDLAGWLSEYLVVPRVPMPEADVLSRSFEGFDTSFGRTQGVMPIGRDGEDQVVALANPLDETVVALLEYFFDAKLQIRVFSRREIASAIDSLASLESSSSAVASSNGYQAFEEDADRLRDIALEAPIINLVSAIAQSGFDSGATDIHIEPSQDRIRIRFRRDGLLSNSEFVPRSTLAGIATRIKILAGLNIVERRLPQDGRMRLALRGNEVDFRVSIIPSVHGETIVLRLLHAQVPSLDLATLGFDPPARDTIADIARSPNGVLIVTGPTGSGKTTTLYSLVKDLNKEGVKIFTIEDPVEYQMEGVTQLQVNAAVDLDFARALRSVLRQDPDIILVGEIRDRETAQIAIQAALTGHLVLTTLHTNDAAGAVTRLRDMGIEGYLISATLRGVIAQRLVRVLCSCAQGRSRGHAEAACPGCSGQGYSGRRAIYEVLRMGPTLATALQRGASEADVEQQAIDDGMIPIKTCAARLIRDGVTDQKEIARVLNTDVS
- a CDS encoding general secretion pathway protein GspK; translation: MLLISAAIAPLAIAGRVQTLSAAYTHERREFEVLAEGLARTIFILNVNEKPLVRWQRCETERYVFYLDVQDQRGLVDLNSASLQLLQFGFRAVGLNEAGAIAATTVAERYRSPSGGGVADGSAVDLKHAPFEDVSELADISGAETISTGRIPRIFTVFNQTDTVASRHVDSQLRQVIEAGRGSEFLAENGDSSVSEVSIARVRKGRPSGFMFRAMMERAGEEGDGARMLRRSLSVVDEGDLGVPLSGNAPCGGVAEPLIRSYDP